The Arachis hypogaea cultivar Tifrunner chromosome 19, arahy.Tifrunner.gnm2.J5K5, whole genome shotgun sequence genome has a window encoding:
- the LOC112779554 gene encoding uncharacterized protein yields the protein MPSATTTSDSGGQKMFRWFLKPRFYSKCLTYVKFIRTRLESVQKKRNAVHRIMKSDIAELLRNGHYYDAYKRVEGLVLEQNMLFCYELVAQFIGCISDHVQDLTKQSICPDECKEAVPSLIYAAARISDLPELRDLRTMFTDKFGNSLEPYTSKELIEKLKKDPPSREMKIQLLHEIAQEFSIEWDSKALEQRLSRQPSLYEERPKPEKTEKQVGVEKEHKKETDYNASSQEGIKEFNDEQWRQQISSDDDDDSSTDMSSVHGRKPSSSSLGSISEDDTEIISNKKPYWLVPPPYLKQRTNKGEINSNSKKKTRTDSEPNHEDQAPRSSSRSRNMMKSRATEDNIIDSESSKNRRSYVRGTSLPPRPTNSSSVEETSRGHGRSISMDSEVKSIVHPNLPDYDDLAARLRALRGT from the exons ATGCCATCAGCAACAACTACTTCAGATTCTGGGGGACAAAAAATGTTTCGGTGGTTCTTGAAACCAAGGTTCTACTCAAAATG CTTGACGTACGTGAAGTTCATAAGGACGAGGCTAGAGAGTGTACAAAAGAAGAGGAATGCGGTTCATAGGATTATGAAGAGTGACATTGCAGAGCTTCTCAGGAATGGACATTATTATGATGCTTATAAAAGG GTTGAAGGGCTTGTATTGGAGCAAAATATGTTATTTTGTTATGAACTTGTTGCACAATTCATTGGATGCATATCAGATCATGTTCAAGACTTAACTAAGCAGAG TATTTGCCCTGATGAATGCAAAGAAGCTGTTCCATCATTGATATATGCTGCAGCAAGAATTTCTGATCTTCCAGAATTGCGTGACCTCAGAACAATGTTTACAGATAAATTTGGAAATTCTCTTGAACCTTATACAAGTAAAGAG TTAATTGAGAAGTTGAAGAAAGATCCTCCTTCTAGAGAAATGAAGATTCAATTATTGCATGAAATAGCACAAGAGTTCTCTATAGAGTGGGATAGCAAAGCTTTGGAGCAAAGGCTTTCTAGACAGCCATCATTGTATGAA GAGAGGCCTAAACCTGAAAAAACAGAGAAGCAAGTTGGTGTGGAAAAAGAGCACAAAAAAGAAACAGACTATAATGCATCATCACAAGAAGGAATCAAAGAATTCAATGATGAACAATGGAGGCAGCAAATCAGCAGTGACGACGACGACGATTCTAGCACCGATATGTCATCGGTCCACGGCCGAAAGCCGAGTTCTAGCTCCCTCGGAAGCATATCCGAGGATGACACAGAAATCATCAGTAACAAGAAACCTTATTGGCTTGTTCCTCCTCCTTACCTCAAACAAAGAACTAACAAAGGCGaaatcaattcaaattcaaagaagaaaacaaggaCAGATTCGGAACCAAACCATGAGGATCAAGCTCCAAGATCATCATCAAGGAGCAGAAACATGATGAAATCAAGAGCAACAGAGGATAACATTATTGATTCTGAATCTTCCAAGAACAGAAGATCATATGTAAGAGGAACATCTCTTCCTCCTAGACCAACAAACTCATCATCAGTTGAAGAAACATCAAGAGGGCATGGAAGATCAATTTCAATGGATTCTGAAGTGAAGAGTATTGTGCATCCTAATCTACCTGATTATGATGATTTGGCAGCTCGTCTTAGAGCTCTCAGAGGAACATAA
- the LOC112776015 gene encoding E3 ubiquitin-protein ligase RSL1-like, with the protein MTKVSSSNKNPKSPNTNLVRKRRKISKTENVDSFNTNTNSEPFFCRICTETKTKKESFTTISCNHSFCTTCMVKHVSSEVHRVKIPCPICMDRDLNVEDCRNILPKKVFDLWGKLLCEAGIPEDDKFYCPFKDCSALMIDDGVCRKLARKFKCPHCDRMFCAECKVAWHHGIRCKKFQSRNKDRMEKEDVMLMELAKKMQWQRCPNCKFYVEKTGGCSHMMCRCGETFLYLLGCGIE; encoded by the coding sequence ATGACTAAGGTCTCTAGTTCAAACAaaaaccctaaatccccaaaCACTAATCTCGTTAGAAAACGAAGAAAGATCTCCAAAACGGAGAATGTCGATTCCTTCAACACCAACACCAATAGTGAACCATTCTTTTGCAGAATCTGCACCGAGACCAAAACAAAAAAGGAATCTTTTACCACAATCAGTTGCAACCACTCATTCTGTACAACTTGCATGGTAAAGCACGTTTCCTCAGAGGTTCATCGCGTTAAAATTCCTTGTCCGATTTGCATGGACCGTGATTTGAATGTGGAGGATTGCCGCAATATTCTTCCAAAGAAGGTTTTCGATCTGTGGGGAAAATTATTGTGTGAAGCCGGGATACCTGAGGATGACAAATTCTATTGTCCCTTTAAGGACTGTTCTGCGCTCATGATCGATGATGGTGTGTGCAGAAAATTGGCAAGAAAATTTAAGTGTCCTCATTGTGATAGAATGTTTTGTGCAGAGTGCAAGGTTGCTTGGCACCATGGAATCAGGTGCAAGAAGTTTCAGAGTCGTAACAAAGACAGGATGGAAAAGGAGGATGTTATGCTGATGGAATTGGCGAAGAAAATGCAATGGCAGAGGTGCCCTAATTGCAAATTCTATGTTGAGAAAACTGGTGGGTGCAGTCACATGATGTGTAGGTGTGGAGAGACTTTCCTTTACTTATTAGGAtgtggaattgaatag
- the LOC112776286 gene encoding protein ALTERED PHOSPHATE STARVATION RESPONSE 1: protein MGCSQSKIENEEAVARCKERKHFMKLAVSARNAFAAAHSAYATSLKGAGAALTDFAQGEVVDPQFPPSAAAAAAAIPAIAAVNDIKPPPPPPSLAEQPQPLQRATTMPEKMIKDESKRAGSKKQVIKEEEGADGDDEIELENNEGNLRTRRRRNNRTIEEKNQHHDRKHDHDHGHGHVHALQHTQQTAAMEYFFPSVENVPGTSLKDSEEVSGEEQQEENHHHHHHHHNNNNNNHKMSKDERIHNHRKVFVEEKGHGEIDDDEDVDGIDDDEPVPPLPDEEAVALPPAPEAMAMATTSSSKALKKVKIVPPVEAKRNGKQGVNMMQVFTELDDHFLKASESAHEVSKMLEATRLHYHSNFADNRGHIDHAAKVMRVITWNRSFRGIPNLDEGKDDVDLEEHETHATVLDKLLAWEKKLYDEVKAGELMKYEYQKKVAMLNKLKNRGSNTEALEKAKAAVSHLHTRYIVDMQALDSTVSEISRLRDQQLYPRLVQLVDGMATMWGIMQFHHENQSSIVTALRLLDISQSPTETSEQHYERTQQLCAVVQQWQAHFEKLMIHQREYIKALNSWLKQNLIPIESNLKEKVSSPQRVRKPPIHSLLIAWQDHLEKLPDEVARTAITNFAAVIETICQHQEEELALKRKCEETRKELMRKKRQFEDWYRKYMEKKIPEDFDPERTEANNPDEAVINRKFLVDQVEKRLEDEEEAYARQCLQVRQKSLGSLKNRLPELFRAMSNFSHECAKMYSELRSITQNQGLGQRSSEN, encoded by the exons atgggtTGCTCCCAATCCAAGATTGAGAACGAAGAAGCGGTGGCACGATGCAAGGAACGGAAACACTTCATGAAACTCGCCGTTTCCGCCAGGAACGCCTTCGCCGCCGCGCACTCCGCCTATGCCACGTCGCTCAAGGGCGCCGGCGCCGCACTCACTGATTTCGCACAGGGAGAGGTCGTTGATCCTCAATTTCCCCCTTCTGCTGCCGCAGCCGCCGCCGCGATTCCTGCTATTGCGGCGGTTAATGATATCAAGCCGCCACCTCCGCCGCCTAGCCTCGCAGAGCAGCCGCAGCCTCTCCAGCGTGCAACTACCATGCCGGAGAAGATGATCAAAGACGAATCGAAGCGGGCAGGGTCGAAGAAGCAGGTTATCAAAGAGGAAGAAGGTGCGGATGGTGATGATGAGATTGAATTGGAGAACAATGAAGGGAATTTGAGAACGAGGAGGAGAAGAAATAATCGAACAATTGAGGAGAAGAATCAGCATCATGATCGTAAGCATGATCATGATCATGGTCATGGTCATGTTCATGCTTTGCAGCACACACAGCAAACCGCTGCTATGGAGTATTTCTTTCCATCAGTGGAGAATGTGCCAGGAACAAGCTTGAAGGATTCAGAGGAAGTTTCAGGAGAAGAACAACAAGAAGagaatcatcaccatcatcatcatcatcataacaacaataataataatcataaaatgagTAAGGATGAGAGGATTCATAATCATAGGAAGGTGTTTGTTGAAGAGAAAGGACATGGAGAAatagatgatgatgaggatgttGATGGCATTGATGATGATGAGCCTGTACCTCCTTTACCGGACGAGGAAGCGGTAGCCCTGCCTCCTGCGCCAGAGGCTATGGCTATGGCCACGACATCATCATCGAAAGCATTGAAGAAGGTGAAGATTGTGCCTCCGGTGGAGGCAAAGAGGAACGGGAAGCAGGGAGTTAATATGATGCAGGTCTTTACTGAATTGGATGATCATTTTCTGAAGGCTTCAGAGAGTGCTCATGAAGTTTCCAAGATGCTCGAGGCCACTCGCCTCCATTATCACTCCAATTTTGCTGATAATAGAG GACATATTGATCACGCTGCAAAGGTGATGCGAGTTATTACATGGAATCGGTCCTTTAGAGGAATACCGAATTTGGATGAAGGAAAAGATGATGTTGACTTAGAAGAACACGAAACTCATGCTACCGTCTTGGACAAATTGCTAGCATGGGAAAAGAAACTTTATGATGAAGTTAAG GCTGGTGAACTAATGAAATATGAGTACCAAAAGAAGGTTGCCATGCTTAATAAGCTGAAAAATAGAGGTTCTAACACTGAAGCATTAGAGAAAGCAAAAGCAGCCGTTAGTCATTTACATACAAGATACATTGTAGATATGCAAGCCTTGGATTCCACGGTCTCAGAGATTAGCCGGCTACGCGATCAGCAGTTGTACCCAAGACTTGTTCAGCTTGTTGATGG GATGGCCACCATGTGGGGAATCATGCAATTCCACCATGAGAATCAATCGAGTATTGTGACGGCATTGAGATTGCTGGACATTTCCCAGTCTCCAACTGAAACAAGCGAACAACATTATGAGCGTACACAGCAGCTATGTGCTGTTGTGCAACAGTGGCAGGCACACTTTGAGAAGCTAATGATTCACCAAAGGGAATACATAAAGGCTCTAAACAGTTGGTTAAAACAAAATCTTATCCCAATTGAGAGCAATCTGAAGGAGAAGGTTTCTTCGCCACAAAGAGTTAGAAAACCCCCAATACATAGTCTTCTCATAGCATGGCAAGATCATCTAGAGAAACTGCCTGATGAGGTTGCTAGGACGGCCATAACCAACTTCGCTGCCGTGATAGAAACTATCTGTCAGCATCAAGAAGAGGAACTAGCTTTGAAGAGGAAATGTGAGGAGACACGTAAGGAGCTTATGCGCAAAAAACGGCAATTCGAAGACTGGTATCGCaaatatatggaaaagaaaataccGGAGGACTTTGATCCGGAGAGGACAGAAGctaataatcctgatgaggctgttaTAAACCGGAAGTTTCTGGTTGATCAAGTAGAGAAGAGATTGGAggatgaggaagaagcttatgcaAGGCAGTGCCTACAGGTTAGGCAGAAATCATTGGGAAGTCTCAAAAATCGGTTGCCAGAGCTTTTCAGGGCCATGTCGAATTTTTCGCACGAATGTGCTAAAATGTATAGTGAATTACGGTCCATAACCCAAAACCAAGGTTTAGGCCAGAGGTCATCTGAGAATTAG